The nucleotide sequence GCCGTTCTACGCCGTCGTTGCTGATTGCTGGCCGTTGTATGCCGCCGTTCAACGACGAGACTCCAACTATTGCCTCTCTACACCGTGCCTAAGCCCCAGGCCCTAAACCCTAAAAATTCAATGCGTGTACGGCCCCCAGTCTTCCTCAAAATAGCGGACCAGGGCCTGGTTGTTGAGCTGATTGATATCGGTGGGGACTTCGGCCATGTCGGGTGGGAAGTCCAGCATCTGGCGGATGGTGACGGGCGTGACGTAGCGCAGGCCGCGCGGCAGCGGACCGGCGTCGGGGCGCCAGTGGGCGTTTTCGCCCGCCAGTACGTAGCCCCATTCGCCAAAGGAAGGCACGTAGCAATGGTAGGGCGTGGTGTGGAAGCCGGCCGCCTGCAGCGTGTGCGCAATGCACCAGAAAGACTGCCGCGCCACGTAGGGCGAGGTGCTTTGCACCACCAGCTTACCGCCCGGCGCCAGCAGCCGGTGCAACTCCTGGTAGAACGCCGCCGAGTACAGCTTGCCGATGGAGTAGTTGGCCGGGTCCGGGAAGTCGATGATCAGGCAGTCGTAGCGGGTGGTGTCCTGGCGCACCCACTGGTAGGCGTCGCCGTTGATGACTTCCACCCGGGGGCTGAAAAAGGCGCGCTTGTTCAGGGCCGTCAGCAGCTGATTCTGCTTGAATAGCTGAGTCATGCCCGCGTCCAGGTCCACGAGGCGGATTTTCAGCTGCGGGTACTTGAGCAGCTCGCGCACCGCCAGGCCGTCGCCGCCGCCCAGCACCAGCACGCGGCGCGCCTTGGGCAGGGCTTGCATGGCGGGGTGCACCAGGGCCTCGTGGTAGCGGTACTCGTCCTGGGAGCTGAACTGCAGGTTGCCGTTCAGAAACAGGCGCAGCTCGCGCTGGTTTTTGGTGAGTACGATGCGCTGATACTGCGTGCTTTTGGCGTAAATCACTTGGTCCTGAAAGGCCAGGGTTTCGGTGTAGCGCTGGATGCGGCCGGCGTAGGCGAACGTGACGGCCAGCGCCAGCAGCGCCACGCCCATCAGGGCGGCGAAGCCGCGGCGGTAGGGGCGGGTTTCGGGGAAGCGGTACAGCGCCACGGCCGCCACCACCACGTTCAGCGTGCCAAACAGCAGCGACGTGCGCATCAGCCCCAGCTGCGGCACCAGCACCAATGGGAAAATCAATGAGGCCAGCAGCGCCCCGATGTAGTCGACGGTGAACACGCGCGACACTAGGTCCTTGAACTCGTAGCGGTTTTCCAGAATCCGCATCAGCAGCGGAATTTCCAGCCCCACCAGAATGCCCGTGAGGCCCACCAGCGCGTACAGAATCAGCCGGAACGAGGCTACGTATTCGAACAGCACGAACAGCAGCGGCGCCGAAAAGCCGCCCACCAGCCCCACCAGAATTTCCAGCTGGATAAACCACTTCAGCAGCGGCCCGCCCAGGTACCTCGACAGCCACGAGCCTACGCCCATCGAAAACAGGTAGGCCCCGATGATGGTGGAAAACTGCGTGACCGAGTCGCCGAGCAGGTACGAGGCCAGCGTGCCCGCAATCAACTCGTAAATCAGCCCGCAGGTGGCAATGACGAACACCGAGCCCAGCAACAGCACCGACTGCGCCTCCTGCCGCGCCGTGCCGCGCCGCACCGGTCCGGGCGCTTCGGCGGTGGCGTTACCCATGAATGGCCGAGCTGATAATCAACGCCACGGCAATCATAAACGCCGCGCCCAGAATGGCCAGGGCCGTGTTGTGCTCCTCCACAATCTCCTTCCAGAGCATGCGGGGCGAGAGTTTTTCGATGACAACGAACGACAGCACCAGAATCAGAATGCCCAGCACCGAATAGATGACGGAGGCAATGATAAGCTTGAAGTTGAGGTATTCCATGAATCTAGGTGATTTTTGGTGATGAGGTGATGAGGTGAATGGGGATGAGGTGACACATGCTAGGGGAGTGGTATGGGGGGATGAGGTGACACGTGGTAGGCAGAGTCTGTGCGACTTTGAGTGGGGTGCTGTGACGACGCCGGTGAAAAAATGATAGCCCGGCTGATTGGCTCCGCAGACGAGCCCAACTCTGCACAGCCCTGTCACCCCATCACCTCATCCCCATTCACCCCATCACCTCATCCCAATTCACCTCATCACCTAATTACTTATGATAAAATCGGGCGTGGCCGCCGCGGGAGCTGGTGGTGCGGCTGCCTTCGGGATTTTCGTTGTCGTCGCCGAGCAGGCGCACGCCGTTGAGGCCGGCCCACAGAAACACGCCGTAAATCAGCAGCGCCACCACCGCGTAGTAGCGGATGGCCGATAGGGAGCGGAGAAAGTCCATAGGAAGCGGGCGTTAGGAGTTGTCGGTGGGGCCGTAGTCGCTGTTTTGCCAGCGGGTGGCGTCGTGGGAGTGGCGCCGCCAGTACTGCACGGCCGGGTACAGCGCCAGCAGCAGCAGCGCCAGTATCCCGTTGGATTGCAGCGGTGTGTGCTGGCTGGCCGTGAGGCGCAGCGGCAAATCCATGCCGTTTTCCGTGACGGGGTAGAGCGTGAGGTGGTAGCGGCCCGACGGGATGCCCGCCAGCGTGGCTTCCTGGTCGGTGTCGCCTTCGCGCCAGGTTTCGCCTTGCTCCACGCCGGTGTAGAACTCCAGGTTTTTGGTGAATTCGTAGCTCTGGCCGGTGCGCTCGTTTACCAGCGTCACGGGCACTTCCAGCCACTGGTTGTAGAGCGTTGTGGAGGCCAGCTCGAACTGCAGCGCCGCCGGCCCCGTCACCTCAAACGGCTTCGACACCAACACCGTGTTGCTGCCCGCGGCCATGGCCTCGGAGGCCGCCGGGCTCACCTCGCCGCCTGGCGACGCCCGGCCCGTGGAAAACTCCTCGCGCAGCAGCTGCTTTTCGGGTTTGATGAACAGCAGCGCCAGCTGCGTAAGTACCACCAGCAGCATCATCAGCAAGCTGAAAGTGCGCAGCGTCGGCCAGGTAGTCTGGCCCGGCGCGGGTTGCACAGCGCCCACGCCACTGCGGTACGGCAATGAGTCGCGCGGCACGCCGAAAGCCGTGGCTACTTCGCCGGGTTCCAGATGTTCGCCCTTGTACCATTTTGCCGGGCCTTTGCCAGGTTCTTTCTCCCGTACCAGCATCCGAGGCGGCGCAATGTATTCGGTGATGGTCAGATGCGCATCGTCGCGAAAGTCCCAGTCGAACTCACCGGCCGCGTACAATACTCTCGGCTGATAGCTGTTGTAGATGTGGTAGTCGTCCTCCACCTCATCAATGTACGCGCCGCGGCCGGTAGCGTGGCCGATGACCCGGTAGTCGCGGCCGGCGGGCTCCAGCAGCAGCCAGTGACCCTCGTACACGGCCAGCTGGCAGTAAGCGCCCGTTTGCTCGTGGCGCAGCATATACTCCTGCCACTGGTAGGCGGCGTGTTTTTCGCGGCGCAGTTGGAAGCCCAGCACCCGGTAGGGCTGGCCCCGCAAGGTGCCTACCGTGCCCAGTGGCAGCATAATGGGCAGCGTGGAGTCGCCTTGAAACTTCCCCAGAATCAGAGGTTTTGCGGCGCGGTCGTCGGCCTCGAAATAGGTGTGGCACTCCGGGCACACGAAAAAGGCGCTGTTGAGCTGGTCGAAGTAGGGCACGCTGTGCTGGCAGCGCGGGCACGGCAGCTGGGCCGGCGCGACAGGGGCGGTAGTGGTTTCGCTCATCGGCGCACTTCCGTTTTGGTGAGTTCGGTGCCCTCGAAGAACGAGAGTGTGGCGGCGTATAGCTGCCGGGCGCGGTCGGCGTTGTCGCGCTGGTAGTTGCTTAGAAACACGTCGAAGGTGGCGCGGCCGTGCTCGGGCCAGGTGTGGATGCTCAGGTGCGACTCGGTGAGGGCCAGCACGGCCGTAAACGAGCTATTCGGGAACCGGTGGTAGGCGGCGCCCACCTCCTGCAAGCCCAGCGCCGCCACCTGCGCCTCGAAGAAGCGGCGGCAGGCGTCCATATCGGTGAGAGGGCCGGCGGCGGCCGCAAAGGTGGCCAGCACGTGCAGGCCCGGGGAATAGTCAGACATAGAGTATAATGCGGCCAGGATGGCCGAGTGCCCCGCGTGGCGGCGCCCGGCTACGGGCAATATTACACAGTTGGCCCTGAACCGCCCAAGGCCCGCGCCGTATTTGTGGAGCGTTGCCAGTAGCGCGAAGCTTTTGCTTCGCGCATCGTTGGAGTATTCGCGCATAGTTGGCGTAACTGAGCAAGTACACATTGCCCAAGTAAGCTGGGCTGTTCAACGACCCGCGACGCAAACGCTTTGCGCTCCACTACCTTTCGGCCCTCAAACTCCTCCACCCATCCCAATACCCACTTTTTATGCAGCAGAACTTCCGGCTTGAGCACGACTTTCTGGGCGAGCGTGAAATTCCCGCCACCGCCTACTACGGCATCCAGACGCTGCGGGCCCTCGAAAACTTCTACATCACGGGCATTCCGCTGAAAGTGGAGCCGCTGTTTGTGCAGGCGCTGGCCTTCGTGAAAAAAGCCGCCGCTCTCACCAACCGCGACTTGGGCGTGCTGCCCGCGCCCATTGCTGACGCCATTGCCCAGGCCTGCGACCGGGTAGCCACCGGCGAGTTCGACGGCGAGTTCCTGACTGACATGATTCAGGGCGGGGCCGGCACTTCCGTGAACATGAACGCCAACGAGGTGATTGCCAACGTGGCGCTGGAAATCATGGGCCACGAGAAAGGCCAGTACGAGTTCTGCCACCCCAACAACCACGTCAACTGCTCGCAAAGCACCAACGACGCCTACCCCACGGCCTTTCGTATTGCGCTCAGCAACAAGCTGGTGGGCTACAGCGCCGTGCTCGGGGAGCTGGCCGAAGCCTTTGCCGCCAAAGGCACCGAGTTCCGCGACATCCTCAAAATGGGCCGCACCCAACTCCAAGACGCCGTGCCGATGAGCATGGGCGACGAGTTCCGGGCCTTCGCCACCAACCTGCGCGAGGAGCTGCTGCGCATCGAAGACTCGCGCCGCCTGATTTCGGAAATCAACATGGGCGCCACCGCCATCGGCACCCGCGTGAATGCCCCGGAAGGCTACGCCGAGCTGGTGACGGAGCACCTGCGCACCATCACCGGCCTCGACCTGAGCCTGGCCGGCGACTTGATTGAAGCCACCTACGATACCGGCGCCTACGTGCAGCTCTCGGGCGTGCTGAAGCGCACGGCCGTGAAGCTGAGCAAGATCTGCAACGATTTGCGCCTGCTGTCCTCGGGCCCGCGCTGCGGCATCAACGAAATCAATTTGCCGGCGCTGCAGCCCGGCTCCAGCATCATGCCCGGCAAAGTGAACCCCGTGGTGCCCGAGGTGGTGAACCAGACGGCGTTCTACGTCATCGGGGCCGACCTCACGGTGACCATGGCCGCCGAGGCCGGCCAGCTGCAACTCAACGTCATGGAGCCGGTTATCAGCTTCGCGCTCTTCACCAGCATCAGCTACATGACCAACGCCTGCCGCACCCTGCGCGAGAAGTGCGTGGTGGGCATCACGGCCAACAAGGAGCACGCCGAAAGCCTCGTGCGCAACAGCATCGGCATCGTCACGCAGCTCAACCCCGTGCTGGGCTACGAGGCTTCGGCCGAAATTGCCAAAGAGGCCCTCAAAACCGGCAAATCCGTCTACGATATTGCCGTTACGGAGCGCCAGCTGCTCACGCAGGAGAAGTGGGACGAAATCTTCACCTTCGAAAACCTGATCCGGCCGGGCTTCATTCGCTAGCCCGGGTTGCGGAGGTCTGCCGGTCCGGCGGCTTTTCCAGTCGTCGGACCGGCCGCGGG is from Hymenobacter yonginensis and encodes:
- a CDS encoding polyamine aminopropyltransferase, with product MGNATAEAPGPVRRGTARQEAQSVLLLGSVFVIATCGLIYELIAGTLASYLLGDSVTQFSTIIGAYLFSMGVGSWLSRYLGGPLLKWFIQLEILVGLVGGFSAPLLFVLFEYVASFRLILYALVGLTGILVGLEIPLLMRILENRYEFKDLVSRVFTVDYIGALLASLIFPLVLVPQLGLMRTSLLFGTLNVVVAAVALYRFPETRPYRRGFAALMGVALLALAVTFAYAGRIQRYTETLAFQDQVIYAKSTQYQRIVLTKNQRELRLFLNGNLQFSSQDEYRYHEALVHPAMQALPKARRVLVLGGGDGLAVRELLKYPQLKIRLVDLDAGMTQLFKQNQLLTALNKRAFFSPRVEVINGDAYQWVRQDTTRYDCLIIDFPDPANYSIGKLYSAAFYQELHRLLAPGGKLVVQSTSPYVARQSFWCIAHTLQAAGFHTTPYHCYVPSFGEWGYVLAGENAHWRPDAGPLPRGLRYVTPVTIRQMLDFPPDMAEVPTDINQLNNQALVRYFEEDWGPYTH
- a CDS encoding DUF350 domain-containing protein, coding for MEYLNFKLIIASVIYSVLGILILVLSFVVIEKLSPRMLWKEIVEEHNTALAILGAAFMIAVALIISSAIHG
- a CDS encoding DUF4178 domain-containing protein, coding for MSETTTAPVAPAQLPCPRCQHSVPYFDQLNSAFFVCPECHTYFEADDRAAKPLILGKFQGDSTLPIMLPLGTVGTLRGQPYRVLGFQLRREKHAAYQWQEYMLRHEQTGAYCQLAVYEGHWLLLEPAGRDYRVIGHATGRGAYIDEVEDDYHIYNSYQPRVLYAAGEFDWDFRDDAHLTITEYIAPPRMLVREKEPGKGPAKWYKGEHLEPGEVATAFGVPRDSLPYRSGVGAVQPAPGQTTWPTLRTFSLLMMLLVVLTQLALLFIKPEKQLLREEFSTGRASPGGEVSPAASEAMAAGSNTVLVSKPFEVTGPAALQFELASTTLYNQWLEVPVTLVNERTGQSYEFTKNLEFYTGVEQGETWREGDTDQEATLAGIPSGRYHLTLYPVTENGMDLPLRLTASQHTPLQSNGILALLLLALYPAVQYWRRHSHDATRWQNSDYGPTDNS
- a CDS encoding S-adenosylmethionine decarboxylase family protein — protein: MSDYSPGLHVLATFAAAAGPLTDMDACRRFFEAQVAALGLQEVGAAYHRFPNSSFTAVLALTESHLSIHTWPEHGRATFDVFLSNYQRDNADRARQLYAATLSFFEGTELTKTEVRR
- the aspA gene encoding aspartate ammonia-lyase, with the protein product MQQNFRLEHDFLGEREIPATAYYGIQTLRALENFYITGIPLKVEPLFVQALAFVKKAAALTNRDLGVLPAPIADAIAQACDRVATGEFDGEFLTDMIQGGAGTSVNMNANEVIANVALEIMGHEKGQYEFCHPNNHVNCSQSTNDAYPTAFRIALSNKLVGYSAVLGELAEAFAAKGTEFRDILKMGRTQLQDAVPMSMGDEFRAFATNLREELLRIEDSRRLISEINMGATAIGTRVNAPEGYAELVTEHLRTITGLDLSLAGDLIEATYDTGAYVQLSGVLKRTAVKLSKICNDLRLLSSGPRCGINEINLPALQPGSSIMPGKVNPVVPEVVNQTAFYVIGADLTVTMAAEAGQLQLNVMEPVISFALFTSISYMTNACRTLREKCVVGITANKEHAESLVRNSIGIVTQLNPVLGYEASAEIAKEALKTGKSVYDIAVTERQLLTQEKWDEIFTFENLIRPGFIR